One stretch of Aquimarina sp. Aq107 DNA includes these proteins:
- a CDS encoding FecR family protein: MLDDKKDDIFLSRWINGELSPEELREFQSHPEYNHYAKIMAGADTLELVPYDVDTALNNIKSNKQTSLNQHKKPVIKLWPAIAVAASIAILFGFFFFKSNNSFTTSYGEQLAVTLPDGSEMILNAKSEASFNKNDWENNRVISLEGEAYFKVKKGSKFTVTTTNGDVTVLGTEFNVQSLPSYFEAVCYEGKVNVTRGKENTILTAGKGYRKISKIASENWVFEALEPSWISNTSSFKSVPLKYVFIELEDQYNISIDTNGIDTKTIYTGTFPNNDIEVALKTVFSTLGLQYKLLQDQKTVVLEK; encoded by the coding sequence ATGTTAGACGATAAAAAAGATGATATATTCCTATCCAGATGGATTAATGGAGAGCTTTCTCCAGAGGAACTCCGTGAGTTCCAATCCCATCCAGAATATAATCATTACGCTAAGATTATGGCTGGTGCGGACACTCTGGAATTAGTACCGTATGATGTAGATACTGCATTAAATAATATCAAATCTAACAAGCAAACTTCTTTAAATCAGCATAAGAAACCTGTTATTAAACTATGGCCAGCTATAGCCGTTGCGGCCTCGATTGCTATACTATTTGGTTTTTTCTTTTTTAAATCAAATAACTCTTTTACCACCTCATATGGAGAACAATTAGCGGTTACATTACCAGATGGTTCAGAAATGATATTGAATGCAAAATCAGAAGCTAGTTTTAACAAAAATGATTGGGAAAACAATAGAGTAATATCCTTAGAAGGAGAAGCGTATTTTAAAGTAAAAAAAGGAAGTAAATTTACGGTTACAACCACGAATGGGGATGTTACCGTACTTGGCACAGAATTTAACGTACAATCTCTGCCTTCATATTTCGAAGCAGTATGCTATGAAGGTAAAGTTAATGTTACTCGAGGAAAAGAAAACACCATACTTACGGCAGGAAAAGGTTATAGAAAAATTTCTAAAATCGCTTCTGAGAATTGGGTGTTCGAAGCTTTAGAACCTTCTTGGATTAGTAATACCAGTTCTTTTAAAAGTGTACCTTTAAAATATGTATTTATAGAATTAGAAGATCAGTATAACATCTCTATTGATACAAATGGAATTGATACCAAAACAATCTATACGGGAACTTTTCCTAATAACGATATAGAAGTTGCTCTTAAAACAGTTTTTAGTACCTTAGGTTTACAATACAAATTATTGCAAGACCAAAAAACAGTGGTATTAGAAAAATAA
- a CDS encoding nucleoside-diphosphate kinase, with protein sequence MATNRTFTMLKPDAVRKGYIGAILEQITASGFRIVAMKLTQLTTDDAKAFYAVHSERPFYGELVEYMTSGPIVAAILEKENAVEDFRTLIGATNPEEAAEGTIRKKFATSISENAVHGSDSDDNAAIEGAFHFSGREQF encoded by the coding sequence ATGGCAACAAATAGAACTTTTACAATGCTTAAGCCGGATGCGGTAAGAAAAGGATACATCGGTGCAATCCTTGAACAGATAACTGCTTCAGGTTTTAGAATTGTAGCAATGAAATTAACACAGTTAACTACTGATGATGCTAAAGCTTTTTATGCGGTGCATAGTGAGCGTCCTTTTTATGGAGAATTAGTAGAGTATATGACTAGTGGTCCAATAGTAGCAGCAATTCTTGAAAAAGAGAATGCTGTTGAAGATTTTAGAACTTTAATTGGAGCTACTAATCCAGAAGAAGCTGCTGAAGGAACTATCCGTAAGAAATTTGCTACTTCTATTAGCGAAAATGCTGTGCACGGAAGTGATAGTGATGATAATGCTGCTATTGAAGGAGCTTTCCATTTTTCAGGAAGAGAGCAATTCTAA
- a CDS encoding TonB-dependent receptor domain-containing protein, with protein MTRFLCVCILFWGMSVFSQEETTLISAKNEALSQIIPSIEKQFKIKFSYIDATIINKPISLQTNVKTTLEEVIDLLQKQTQLKFEITGKNFITIRKYSKTDTISICGFIYNESNEPIESIGVFFKGSRTNTTTNDQGFFENQEVPFNTPILISAPGFRQKVLNSSEFTNTKCANIYLINSIETLDEVVIQEYLTKGITQNKRIVNINLKNIEILPGLTEPDILQSIQLTPGVNSPFETASGLYVRGSAPNQNLVLWNGIKTYHQGHLFGMISAFNPYVVKEVDFSKSGVSAQYGDRISGIIDIKTEDKIADRFSGGAGFNMINADAVIHTPIIKDKVSLQISGRRSYTDILETFTYKQFADRVFQNTTIAETIELNDAKNDFFYEDYNANLIAKISDVDKIEANALYSKNDLDFKRSDDLMSFNDNLITENEGYNLSWKHQSNNGFNLKTSGYYTRYLLNYQFITGESGNIIETESKKNSVKDLGAALDVKYSLSQYHTILGGYQFSNNTIKYAFVTTTPTYELILDQDNRLLNTHSIYGEYKYEIPKNLYLSMGVRFNNYAELNQSFIEPRIFIQKNLSKSWEINATGEYRSQAVSQIRESVVSDLSLENQVWTLSNKEQFPVITSYQFTLGSSFKKHKWYFDIDTYYKQIDDITSLTAGFINPIDNTYHTGESRVYGIDLFLKKRFNNYKTWVSYSYINTKNKFENINNNQSFPGNWNIEHTVKWSHFYKINNFQFSLGWLWHTGKAFTNVDGVDENGNLVVLDFGEINGNNLPIYHRLDFSAIYDFKIGANPNTKYRLGLSVLNLYDRENLLNREFRTTNSLDNRFINSDIIALGITPNISFRIFW; from the coding sequence ATGACAAGATTTTTATGTGTTTGCATACTTTTCTGGGGAATGTCTGTTTTTTCGCAAGAAGAAACAACTCTTATCAGTGCCAAAAATGAAGCGCTATCTCAAATAATTCCTTCTATCGAAAAACAATTTAAAATCAAATTTTCTTACATAGATGCTACGATTATAAATAAACCAATTTCTCTACAAACAAATGTAAAAACTACTTTAGAAGAAGTAATTGATTTATTACAAAAACAAACACAACTAAAATTTGAAATTACTGGAAAAAATTTCATCACCATTAGAAAATATTCTAAAACAGATACTATTTCAATTTGCGGTTTTATTTATAACGAAAGTAATGAACCTATAGAGAGCATAGGAGTATTCTTTAAAGGGTCTAGAACAAATACTACTACTAATGATCAAGGTTTTTTTGAAAACCAAGAAGTTCCCTTTAACACTCCTATCCTAATAAGTGCGCCAGGATTTAGACAAAAAGTTTTAAACTCATCTGAATTTACCAATACCAAATGCGCCAATATATACTTAATTAATTCTATTGAAACCCTTGATGAAGTTGTTATACAAGAATATCTTACCAAGGGAATCACTCAAAATAAGCGCATAGTTAATATAAATCTAAAAAATATCGAAATACTTCCTGGTCTTACAGAACCTGATATTTTGCAAAGTATTCAATTAACTCCTGGTGTCAATAGTCCCTTCGAAACAGCATCAGGATTGTATGTTCGAGGTAGTGCTCCTAATCAAAACTTAGTGCTCTGGAATGGTATTAAAACATATCATCAGGGACATCTTTTTGGCATGATATCAGCGTTTAACCCTTATGTTGTAAAAGAAGTAGATTTTTCTAAAAGTGGTGTAAGCGCTCAGTATGGAGATCGAATTTCTGGAATAATCGATATCAAAACTGAAGATAAAATTGCTGACCGGTTTTCTGGAGGAGCTGGTTTTAATATGATTAATGCAGACGCTGTTATTCATACTCCAATTATCAAAGACAAGGTTTCATTACAAATATCTGGTAGAAGATCATACACTGATATACTGGAAACCTTTACATATAAACAGTTTGCTGATCGAGTTTTTCAGAATACTACAATTGCAGAAACTATTGAACTTAATGATGCAAAAAATGATTTTTTCTATGAAGACTATAATGCAAACTTAATCGCTAAAATTTCTGATGTTGATAAAATAGAGGCCAATGCACTTTATAGTAAAAATGATCTTGATTTTAAACGAAGTGATGACCTAATGTCTTTTAATGATAATTTAATTACGGAGAATGAAGGATATAACCTTAGCTGGAAACATCAATCGAATAATGGCTTTAACCTTAAAACCAGTGGATATTATACGAGGTATCTATTAAATTATCAATTTATTACAGGTGAATCTGGAAACATTATAGAAACAGAAAGTAAGAAGAATAGTGTCAAAGACTTAGGAGCTGCTCTTGATGTTAAATATTCTCTATCTCAATATCATACAATTTTAGGCGGGTATCAATTCTCTAATAACACTATTAAATATGCATTTGTTACAACAACACCAACATATGAATTGATTCTGGATCAAGACAATCGCCTTCTTAATACACACTCTATATACGGTGAGTATAAATATGAAATACCAAAAAACTTATACCTTTCTATGGGGGTAAGATTTAATAATTATGCAGAATTAAATCAATCATTTATAGAGCCTAGAATCTTTATACAAAAAAACCTCTCTAAATCTTGGGAAATTAATGCCACAGGAGAATACAGAAGTCAAGCTGTTAGCCAAATAAGAGAATCCGTGGTAAGTGATCTATCTCTAGAGAATCAGGTTTGGACCTTATCCAACAAAGAGCAATTTCCTGTAATAACCAGCTACCAATTTACTTTAGGTAGCAGCTTTAAAAAACACAAATGGTATTTTGACATAGATACTTATTACAAGCAGATAGATGATATTACTTCGCTAACCGCAGGATTTATAAACCCAATTGATAATACCTATCACACCGGTGAAAGTAGAGTTTATGGAATTGATCTTTTTCTAAAGAAACGATTTAACAATTATAAAACCTGGGTAAGTTATTCATATATTAACACTAAAAACAAATTTGAAAACATCAATAACAATCAATCTTTTCCTGGTAATTGGAACATAGAACATACTGTTAAATGGTCTCATTTTTATAAAATTAATAACTTTCAATTTTCATTAGGCTGGTTATGGCATACCGGTAAAGCGTTTACTAACGTAGATGGTGTAGACGAAAATGGAAACTTAGTAGTACTGGATTTTGGAGAAATCAATGGAAATAACTTGCCAATATACCATCGTCTTGATTTTTCTGCAATATATGATTTTAAAATTGGTGCTAATCCTAATACTAAATATCGATTAGGACTTTCTGTATTAAATCTATATGATAGAGAAAACCTTCTAAATCGAGAATTTAGAACAACTAATTCTTTAGACAACCGATTTATAAACTCTGATATTATAGCATTGGGCATTACTCCTAATATTAGTTTTAGGATTTTTTGGTAA
- a CDS encoding RNA polymerase sigma factor, with product MSDSKNTTCDEQVFNEFFKSHAKLLRNYLYYKFGDLDQAEDIVQDSFIKLWNNCAKVSLDKAKSYVYTIATNLGISNARHQQVKFKHQNYITQRKSDVTNESPEFVMLEKEYMEKLKSAIADLPDRQREVFLLSRIDKKTYKEIAELSNVSVKAIEKLMHKALVTLRKKIGNI from the coding sequence ATGTCTGATAGTAAAAACACTACTTGTGACGAGCAAGTCTTTAATGAATTTTTCAAAAGTCATGCTAAACTTTTGAGGAATTATCTATACTATAAGTTTGGAGATCTTGATCAAGCTGAAGATATCGTACAAGATTCTTTTATTAAACTATGGAATAATTGTGCAAAGGTTTCTTTAGACAAAGCAAAAAGTTATGTCTATACGATCGCTACTAATTTGGGAATTAGTAATGCCAGACATCAACAGGTAAAGTTTAAACATCAAAATTATATTACACAAAGAAAAAGTGATGTGACTAATGAGTCTCCAGAATTTGTTATGCTTGAAAAAGAATATATGGAGAAATTAAAAAGTGCCATAGCCGATTTACCGGATAGACAACGGGAAGTTTTCTTGCTTAGTCGAATCGACAAAAAAACATATAAAGAAATTGCTGAGTTATCTAACGTATCGGTAAAGGCAATTGAAAAATTAATGCATAAGGCATTGGTAACATTAAGAAAAAAAATTGGAAATATTTAA